The sequence TCGGTTTCATTGGCGACCGCTTTGGCGAGCATCGTCTTCCCGGTACCCGGCGGGCCGTGCAGGAGGACGCCCGAGGGCGGGTCGACGCCGACTTCCTCGAACAGTTCCGGCGTCAGCAGCGGGTCCTCGACGGCCTCGCGCACTTCGCGCACCTGCTCGTCGATGCCGCCGATGTCGTCGTAGGTGACCTCGGGCGACTCCTCGACCTCCATGGCCTGGGCGCGGGAGTCGGTCTCGTCGTCGAGGACGGTCTGGACGCTGAAGGAGTCGTTGACGGCGACGCGGTCGCCCGCCGAGAGTTCCTTCCGGATGCGGGGCGACGGTTCCGTCAGGACCTCCTGGTTGTTGCCGTGCTGTTTGATGATCGTGCCCTCGTCGGCGACCTCTTCGACGGTGGCGATGTACAGCGAGGACGTCTTCAGCACCTCATTGCGCCGTTTGAGGTGGTCGACCTCCTCCATGAGCTCATCGCGGCGCTCGTCGGTCTCGTCGAGTCGCTCTTCGAGTTCCTCGTTGACGCGGACCATGCGCTCGTAATGCTGGCGGATGGCGTCGAGACGCTCCGCATCGGACATTTCGGGGTCGAGGTCGAGCCGTGGACGGTCCGGGAGCGACGGACTCCGTGACATTGGTTACACTTGCTATGGCGTGGGCGTAAATGTGCCTTTGGGTCTCCGAACCCTCCGGTCGCGTGGGGGGAACGGGCCTATTCGACCAGCGTCGCCATCTCGTCGAGATACGCGCCGTACACGCCGAGGGCGTCCTCGATGGGTGCGGCCGTCGTCATATCGACGCCTGCCGTTTCGAGCACACCGAGGGGGTAGGCGCTCCCGCCCATGCGAAGGGCCTCGCGGTACTCCGCGGCCGCGGGGTCGCCCTCCTCGCGAATGCGCTCGACGATGGCCGTCGCCGCGCTGAGACCCGTGCTGTACTGGTAGACGTAGTACCCGTAGTAGAAATGCGGAATCCGCATCCACTCGCGGGCGATGCGCTCGTCGACGGTTGCCGGTTCGTAGTACGTCTCCTTCAGGTCGCCGTAGATGTCGTCGAAGCGGTCCGGGGTGAGCGCACCGCCGTCCTCCACGATGTCGTGAATCCGCAACTCGAAGTCGGCGAACATGGTCTGCCGGAACAGCGTCGACCGGAAGCGCTCCAGATACTCGTCGAGGACGTGCCGGCGGACGGCCTCGTCGTCGATCGTGTCCAGGAGGTGGTGGGTGAGCAGCGTCTCGTTGACCGTGCTCGCCACCTCGGCGACGAAGATGTCGTAACTGCTGTACTGCCAGGGCTGGGCCTCGTTGGTCAGCTCCGAATGCATGGAGTGGCCGAGTTCGTGGGCCAGCGTGAACATCGATGCCACGTCGTCCTGGTAGTTCATCAGGATGAACGGCTGGGTGTCGTAGGTGCCCGCGGAGAACGCACCCGAGCGCTTGCCGCGGTTTTCGTACACGTCGACCCAGCGGGAGTCGAGACCCTCGGCCATCCGCTCCTGATAGGCGTCGCCCAGGGGGGCGACCGCCTCGACGACGTGATCGACGGCCTGCTCGTACGGAATCTCCGGCGGGTCGCCGGCCGCCATCGGTGCGTAGAGATCCCACATCTGCAGGTCATCGACGCCGAGCGCCGTCGCCTTCAGGTCGGCGTGGCGGTGGAGGTAGTCGAGGTTGTCACGCACCGTCTCAAGCAGCGTGTCGTAAACGTCGACGGGGACGTTCGGGCCGTCGAGCGCCGCCTCGCGGGCGGTGTCGTAGTTTCGGGCACGGGCGAGTTTCACGTCGGCCGTGACGCTCTTTTTCAGCGCCGTCCCCACGCTGTTTCGCACGTCGTCCCAGCGGTCGTAGAAGGCCTCGTGGACCTCGCGCCGGAAGGCGCGGTTCGGCCGCTTCTGGAGTTTCGTGAAGTTGCCCAGCGAGATCTCGACGGGTTCGCCCTCGGGATCTTCGACCGTCGGGAACTCCATGTCCGCGTTCGAGAGCATGCTGTACACGTCGCTGGCGGCGTCGGTCACATCGGAAAGGTCCGCCAGCAACTCCTCGATTTCCTTCGAGCGCGTGTGCGGCTTCTGCCGGAGGACATCGTCGAAGTAGTGCTCGTATTCGGCCAGCGCGGGTTCACGCTCGACGAACGCCTCGATGTCCGCCTCGTCGAGTTCCTGCAGTTCGGGTTCGACGAAACTCGCCGCGCTCCGGGCGTCGGCCGCGAGCGACTCCGCCCGGGCCGACATGGCCTGGTACTCCTGATTGCGGGTGTCCTCGCTACTCCGCAGGTTGGCGTAGGTCGACACCGTCGATACGTCCCGCAGGAGGTCCGCGCGGAGTTCGAGCAGTTCGAGGAGGGTCTCGGCGCTTTCGGTGACCCGGCCCTCATAGGCCGACAGGTCGTTCACCCGATCGCGGACGTCCTCGAAGGCGTCGTCCCACTCCTCGTCGCTCGCGAAGATGCTCTCCAGCGCCCACTTGTGCTCGGCGTCGATCTCGCTCCGTTCGGGAACCGAACTCATCGGCGGGCGTTGGCGTGGGGGTACCGTAAGGGTTCGTACTCGCGGTGGCAGGAAGGGTTTTCCGACGCCCGGACGCAGGGACGCGTATGTCCCCGCTCGACGAACGGACGACGGCCCACCTTCGGGCCGTCGTCGTCGCCCTAGTGGTGTCCGCCGTCGGCCTCGGCGTCGGCCTCGCGCTGGTGTACGTCCTCCTGCGACTCCTCGCTACGGTCGGCGTCGACCTCTCGCCGGCCCGGTTTCTCGTCGTCTCGCTCGTGGCGATGCAAGGCCTCGCCTTCGGTGGCGTCGCCCTCGGCTATCTCACTGTCCACGGCTGGGCCCTCGATGACCTCGGCGTTCGCGTGCCGAATCTGCGCGACCTCCTCGTCATCGTCGCTGGCTACGCGGCGGCCATCGTGGCCGCCATCAGCGGAGCGGTCGTCATCACCATCACGAGCGTCCCCGCGGGCGAGAATCAGGTCTCACAGATCATCGGCGCCGACGCGAGCGTCCTGTTGTGGCTGATTCCCGCCTCGTTTCTCCTCATCGGCCCCGGTGAGGAACTGCTCTTTCGCGGCATCGTCCAGAGTCGACTCCGGGAGTCGTTCGACGCCATCCCGGGCGTAGTGCTGGCCAGCGCCATCTTCGCCGCCATTCACTACATCGCGCTGACGGGCGGCGCGGGCGGGCGCCTCGTCACCGTGACGGTGCTCTTTTTCCCCGCACTCGTGTTCGGTGCCGTCTACGAACTGACCGACAACCTCGTCGTGCCCGCGCTGGTCCACGGCGCGTACAACGCGACGCTGTTCGCGATCACCTACCTCGCGATCCAACTGAGCGAGTCCGGGGCCTTCCCCGACGAGTCGGCGACGACAAGCCACCTCCTCGTCGAGGGTCTGAGCGCCGTCCCGGTCTGATCCGGATTATTGTAACTGTTTACCGGTGGGTCGCTGGGGCGGTCCAGCGACCCACCGGTACTGGCTGACAATAAACCGTATGAGGGGAACGGAACCCTTACCGCCGCGCCCCGAAAAGGCGAGCGTATGCGCGAGTGCTTCGAGCTACGGGACGGCGACGCCCTCGGCCGTATCGGGGAGCTGACCGTCCCCCGCGCCGGCCGGACCGTCGAGACGCCGGCGTTGCTCCCCGTCATCAACCCGAACATTCGGACGGTGTCGCCCGCCCGTCTCGAAGCCGAGTTCGGCGCCGAGATGCTCATCACCAACGCCTACATCATCCGCGGCACCGACGACCTGCGCGAACGGGCGCTCGCGGAGGGTCTCCACGACATGCTCGACTTCTCGGGCGCCATCGTCACCGACTCCGGCTCCTTCCAACTGGCCGAGTACGGCGACATCGACGTGACGACCGAGGAAATCCTGGAGTTCCAGCACGCCATCGGCTCCGACGTGGCGACGCCGGTGGACGTGCCCACGCCACCGGACGCGACCCGCGAGACGGCCGAAGCGGACCTCGAAACGACCGAGCAGGCGCTCGCCGACGCCGAAACCGTCGAGACGGGCGAGATGCTCGTCAACGCGCCGATCCAGGGCTCGACCAACCTCGACCTGCGGGAGGCGGCTGCCCGCCACGCCGACGCGACCGACCTCGACGTCTTTCCCGTCGGCGCCGTCGTCCCCCTGATGAACGACTACCGCTACGCCGACGTGGTCGACATCGTTGCGGCCGCCAAACGCGGCCTCGGCGCCGACGCACCCGTCCACCTCTTCGGCGCCGGTCACCCCATGATGTTCGCCCTCGCCGTTGCGATGGGCTGTGACCTCTTCGACTCCGCCGCCTACGCCATCTACGCCCGCGACGACCGCTATCTCACCGTCCACGGCACGAAGCATCTCGCTGATCTCGAATACTTCCCCTGTGAGTGCCCGATCTGTACGGAATGGACGCCCGCCGGCATCCGCGCAGAGTCCGACGCGGAACGGGAACGCCTGCTGGCCGAACACAACCTCCACGTCTCCTTCGGCGAGATGCGTCGGATCAAGCAGGCCATCCGTGCGGGCAACCTGCTCGAACTCGTCGAGACGCGAGCCCGGAACCATCCCGCGATGCTCGACGGCTACCGCGCGCTGCTGGATCACGCCGACCAGTTGGAACGGGCCGACCCCGCGTCGAAAGGGTCGTTTTTCTACTGTTCGGCCGAGAGCGCGCGCCGGCCCGAGGTGCGCCGACACCAGGACCGCCTCGATCGCCTGGAGACGCCCGACAGCCTGCTCCTGACCGAAGGCGCATCGCCCTCGGCCGATCAGTTCGACGCCACGTGGCGCGTGCTCCCTCCCTTCGGCCCCGCGCCGCGCGCGCTCTCCGAAACCTACCCCCTCACCGCCGAACTCCCGGATCGCCTCGACGACGCGGCCTACGAGGCGGCGGCGCGCGGCGTCGCCCGACTCGTCGAGACCCACCCCGAGACGGACGTGACGCTCTCACACGACGACTGGCCCGCGTCGGCGCTGGCGCTCGTCCCGCCCGGCGTGACCCTCGACGCGCTGCACGAGCGAGCGGACTAGGGGCCGGGCGGGCGTAGCATCGCGCCGACGCGACCACCCTGTCACCGCGGCCCCGCCGACGCGGAACGCAACATAGTTCGGCGTCCACGACGAGAGTGGGGCATGACCGAGTATTTCGAAGTCCACGGGCGTGACGGGGCCGCACGCCTGGGCGAACTCCGCCTGCGCGACCCCGTGACGACACCGGCGCTCGCCGACGAGTTCGTCGTCGACGCCGGCAGCCTCTGGAACACCGACCGGGAGATGCCCGACGGGAGCGACGCCGAGTTGACCGTGCTCCCTCACCGGTCGTTCCCGGCGGGCACCGATCCGACGGTCCAGGAGTCCTTCGCGGTCGACTACCCCGACGTCGACCACCCGAGCGCGGGCGTCGTGACGGCGGCGGCGGCCGACGACCACGGCTGTGACGCGTACGTGCTCTCCACCGCGTCGGGGGTCGTCGGCCACGGCGAGTCCTTCCGCGACGAGATGATCGCCGTCCGGGAAGCGATTCCGGCCGACACCGCGCTCTATCTCGCCGGCGTCGCCACGCCCGCGAACGTCGCGACGCTCGTCTCGGCGGGGGCGGACCTCGTCGACACCAAACTCGCTCGCGTCAAGGGCCGGCAGGGCATCTACTGTACGACCGAGGGCGAGTACCACCTCGACGAGCTCGCCGAACTCCCCGACGCCTTCCCCTCGGACCCGCCCATCGAGGAGTTCACCCGCGAGGACTGCGTCGAACACAACGTCGCGGCGCTCCGGGCGGCGCTGTCGACGGTGCGCACTCGCATCCGACGGGGGCGCTTGCGCGACTACCTGGAGGGCCAGGCCCGCCACGAGAACTGGCTGACCGCCACCTTCCGCGAGTTCGACCAGGAGTACGCCTACCTCGAACAGCGGACGCCGGTCGTCCGGGACGTGGAACTCAGCGCCGCGAGCGAGGACACCCTCAGCCGGGTCGAAATCCAGCGCTTCGCCGACCGGGTCACCTCGCGGTACCGCAACCGGTTCTCGAACCCGCTGGTGCTGGTGCCGTGTTCCGCGCGCAAACCCTACAGCGACTCCCAGAGTCACGCGCAGTTCCACCGCGCCATCCAGTACCGCGGCCACCTCGCCTCCATGACCTCGCCCATCGGCGTCGTCCCGCAGGAACTGGAGTGTACCTACCCCGCCCAGCATTACGACGCGGTCGTGACGGGCAACTGGACCGAAGGCGAGAAGGCGTTCGTCGCCGCGGTGCTCGAACGGTATCTGGAGCGCAACGACTACCCGCGCGTCATCGCCCACGTCCCCGGCGAGGGCTACCGCGACATCTGCGAACGGGTCGAAGCGCAGGTGGACGTGCCCTTCGAGTACACCGTCGAGGACCACCCCACCACCAGCGCGTCGCTGTCGAACCTCGCCGGGGCACTGGAGGGCGAGCTCAAATACTCGAAACGCGAGCGCCAGCACAACACGATTCGGGCCATCGCGGACTACCAGTTCGGCGATGGCGCGGGCGACGACCTGTTTCCGGACCTGCGGACGACGAGCCGCCACCCCAAACTCCAAGCACGGGACGAGAACGACACGCAGCTCGCGGCGCAGGTGCCCCAGTACGGCGTCCTCTCCTTCACGCTCGAAGGCGCCCGCCACTGGGTCGAGAGCGACGCGCCGACCAAGCGGGTCGACATCGACGCGTTCGTCCCCCACGGGAGCGTCCTCGCGCCCGGAATCACTGACGCCGACAGCGACATCCGCGTCGGCGACGAGGTGGTCGTCTCCGGGCCATCTGCCTTCGGCGTGGGACGGGCGGAGATGAGCGGCCCGGAGATGCGCGAGAGCAGCCGTGGCGTCGCCGTCGAAATGCGACACGTCGCGGGCGAGGACAACGCTTAACACCGTCTCCCAACTACGTCGGGCGATGTCATCGCCCGTCCGTCGCGACGTGATCCGGGTGGATCTCTCCGCGGAGACCGTCGAACGGGAGCGCGTGCCCGCCGCGTGGCGACGGGACTTCCTGGGCGGCAAGGGCCTCGGCGCGAGATACCTCTACGAGGAACTCGACGCCGGGACTGACCCGCTCGGCCCCGACAACCGCCTTGCCCTCCTGCTCGGCCCGCTCTCGGGCTATCTCCCCGGAGAGTCGCGATACGCCGCCGTCACCAAGTCGCCGCTGACGGGGACCTTTCTCGACTCCTACAGCGGCGGATCGTTCGCCGACGCCCTCGCCGGTGCCCTCCCGGAGGCGTTCGGCCTGCTCATTCAGGGCGCGGCCGACCACCCCCTGACGCTCACCGTCGCGGACGGCACGGCGACCCTCTCGGACGCGAGCGATCTGTGGGGCGCGGACACCGCCGCCGTCGACGACGCCCTCGACGGATCGGTCGCCTGTATCGGCCCTGCCGGCGAGAATCAGGTCGCGTACGCGACGATCGCGTCCGACGGCGGCGACCACCACGCCGGGCGCGGCGGAGCCGGCGCGGTGATGGGGGCAAAGCGCCTGAAAGCCGTCGCCGTCAGCGGCGACCCACCGGACCAGTCGGCCGATCTGGCCGCGCTCCGCGACCGCTACGACGACGCGTATCGCGACGACGACACCGGCCGCTGGCAGGCCGCTGGCGAGACGGTCGAGAGCGTCGACTTCGCCAACGAAGTGGGCGTCCTGTCCACCCGGGGATGGCAGGGTGGCTCGTTCGAGGACGCCGGCGACATCGGCGTCGAGGCGGTCCGCGAGGCCGCCACCGGACGGGAGAACGCGGACGACGCGGTGCCGGGCGGGTTCCGCGTCGACACCGACGACGGCGAGACGGTCCCCCGCGGCGGCGGCCTGATGTCGCTCGGCGCGGGCCTGGGCATCGACGACTTCGACGACGTGGCGCGTCTCGGCGCGCGCTGTGACCGCCTCGGGATGGACGTCATCAGCGCCGGCAACGCCGTGGCGTGGGCGATGCGGACGGACGAGTCGTCCCTCTCGTTCGGCGACGCCGACGCCGCGGCCGACCTGCTCAACGCCATCGCGGCGCGCTCGTCCGACCTGGGCGACGCGCTCGCCGACGGCGTGGACGCCGCCGACACGGCGGACGACGAGGGCGTGCCGACGGTCAAATCGATGGAACTACCGGCGTACGATCCGCGGGGCGCAGCCGGCATGGCCCTGGCGTACGCCACCAGCGACCGGGGTGGCTGTCACCGCCGCGCCCGACCGGTCGAACAGGAAGCGTTCGAGCGCGACGCCTGGACCACCGCGGACCGTGTCACCACGGTGATCGGGGCACAGAACGCCCGCGCCGTGCTCTGGAGTCTCGTCGTCGACGACTTCGCCGGCGAGACCATGTGGGAGGACCTCGGCGTGGAGTGGCTACGGGCGGTCGGCCTCGAGTACGACCGCGAGACGCTGGCGACGCTCGGCGAACGCGTCTGGACGCTCGTTCGGCTGTTCAACGTCCGCGAGGGGTTCGACCGCGCGGACGACTCGCTGCCGGACGTCTTCGAGACGCCGATGCCCGACGGCCCCGCGGAGGGGCGGGCCATCGACCGCGACGCGTTCGACGCGATGCTCGACGGCTACTACCTGGCGCGTGGCTGGTCGACCGACGGCATCCCGACCCGCCGGACGGTCGACCGACTGGGCTTATCAGAGGTCGTCGACGACGAGACGCCGCTCGACGACGACGACGCGCCACCCGAACCGGCCGGCGGCGTCGACCGGAACCGTCGACGCGACCGACCCGACCGATGACCGAGGACGCCACGACGGGGTCGAACCCGTCCCGCCCGCACCCCTGTTATCGGTGTGGGACAACCATCGAACCCGGCCACGTCTACGGCGCGCTGGATCTGCTCGACGCCGAGGGCGAACTCCAGGTGTTGCTCTGTCGATCGTGTGCCGCCGAGTTGCGCGACTTTCTCGGGTAGCGTTCGGGAGCCTTTTACCGCTCGCTGGCTACCCGACGGTATGGACGAGTTCGATCTTGGCGTCCCGAAGCAGATTCTCGAATCGCTCCCGGAGGAGGACGAGGCGGCCAAGCAGGACATGCAGCGCGCCGTCGCCGGTCTCGAAGCACGCCTCAATCAGGCCGTCGAGGCCGCCGATGACGAGAGCCAGGCCGCACAGGGCGTCGTCGACGCGCTCGAACGCCTCGAGGACCAGCTCGAACAGTACGACGAGTTCGTTCCCGAACTCCGCGCGTGGGGACAGTCGCCCATCTACGCCATCGCGTGGCGAAACCTGCAGGCTGACCTCATCATGCAGATCCAGGAGGTCGGCTGGGTCGCGGAACGACTCGACCGCGAGCGCAACTACCGGACCGTCGAGGACGGCATCCGTCTGCGCGACCGGTAGGACGCAATCGACACACTGTGTCGCGTGACTTTTTACGCCCGCGCCCGCAATAGGAGACATGGATCTGGAACTGCGGTTTTTCGCCACGTTCCGCGAAGCGGTCGGCCAGAAGACGCTCGAACACGAGTTCGAGGATGGCGCGACCGTCGGAGAGGTCCTTGCGACCCTCGAATCCGAATACGGCGGTCTCGAAGGACAAATCCTCGACGACGAGGGCGGCCTACAGCCGAATCTCAACATTCTGAAAAACGGGCGCGAAGTGTTGCATATGGAGGGCACTGACACCGTGATGGAAGACGGCGACACGCTGTCGGTGTTCCCGCCGGTAGCTGGTGGCGCATGAGTGACGAGTGGGTCCGCCGCGAGCGCTCGTTTCGCGGTATCTCGAAACGCCTGGCGATCCAGTATCTCGAAACGCTGGGTGGCGAGCAGGTCGACGACGACCACGTCGAGGGCGAGGGCTGGGAGGCGACGCTCTCCGAGCAGACCATGACGGTCGGGCCCTCGATGTCGCTGACCCAGATCGACTTCGTCTTCGAGGGCGATCCCGACGTGCTCGACCCGCTCATCGAGCGCTTCGCACAGAAAGCGATGCGCGCTGGAGGATGAGCGTGGCCGGTGCGTCGGAGACGCCGATCGACGGCCAGGTGTTCATGCTCTCGGCCGCGAAGGCCAGCGTGGGGCCGAGCACTCTGTCTTCGGTGCTGCGACAGGTGCAGGCCGACCTCGGCGACCGCCTCGACACCTACCGCCAGGAGTTCGAACGCGTCGCCGCCACCGACGAGCGGGAGGTGTTCCTGGTGCCGACCGACCACTGGGCGACGGTCGGCGACCGTCTCGGCCTGAGTCGTCGGGAACGTGACGCCGTGGCCCGGACACACGCCCAGCAACTGCGCCGGATCGGCTCCGAAACCGACCGGCGCGAGGAGTTCGAAACGGCCCTGGAGATCCGTGAGGCCGCCGTCATCGGCCGGGAGACGCCGACGCGGGATTGAAGTCGTCAGGGGTCCTGGTGAGTGCGTGAACGAACACCCGCTCGACGCGACGAGGAGGCAGCCATGAGCGACGTCCACGCGGACGAACCAGTCATGACCGCGGGCACCGATCCGTCGGCCGCCGACGCCGCGGTCGTCCTGCTCCACGGACGGGGCGCGAGCGCGCGGAGCATCCTCGGGATGGCGAGCGAGTTCCACCGGCCCGGCGTGGCGTTTCTCGCGCCGCAGGCCGCGAACAACGAGTGGTATCCGAACTCGTTTCTCGCGCCCGTCGCGGACAACGAACCACACCTGTCCAGCGCGCTCGGGAAAGTCGAAGCGACGCTCGACCGGGCCGCCGACGCCGGGATTCCGACGGAACGGACGGCGCTGTTGGGGTTCTCGCAGGGCGCCTGTCTCGCCAGCGAGTTCGCCGCCCGAAACCCGACCCGCTACGGTGGCATCGTCGCCCTGAGTGGCGGGCTCATCGGCGATAGCGTCGATCCGGACGACTACACGGGGTCGCTGGACGGGACGCCCGCCTTCTTCGGCTGTAGCGACGTCGACCCGCACATTCCCGAAGAACGGGTCCACGCGTCGACGACCGTGTACGACCGCCTCGACGCCGACGTGACCGAGCGCATCTACGAGGGGATGGGGCATACGGTCAACGAGGACGAGATCGCGTTCGTCGCTTCGCTGGTCGAGGACCTGTAAACCGAAAGGTCGTTGCCCGGCGACGCTACAGGGTGTGGTATGCGCGGCTTCCGGGTGCCGACCGACTTCGTCGACGGGGTGCGGTCGATGCTCCCCCTCCTTCTGGGCTTACTCCCGTTCGGTCTCGTGACCGGCGTCGCGGCCATCGACGCGGGCCTGTCGCCGCTGCAGGCCATGGGCCTCTCCCTCGTCGTCTTCGCGGGCGCGTCACAACTCGCCGCCGTCGAGTTGCTCGCCGAGGACGCCCCGCTCGCGGTGGTCGTCCTCACAGCCACCGTCATCAACCTCCGGATGTCGATGTACTCGGCGTCGATCGCGCCGTATTTCGAGTCGCTACAGCGCCGGTGGCGCGCCACGTGTGCCTACTTC comes from Haloplanus sp. XH21 and encodes:
- the pan2 gene encoding proteasome-activating nucleotidase Pan2 yields the protein MSRSPSLPDRPRLDLDPEMSDAERLDAIRQHYERMVRVNEELEERLDETDERRDELMEEVDHLKRRNEVLKTSSLYIATVEEVADEGTIIKQHGNNQEVLTEPSPRIRKELSAGDRVAVNDSFSVQTVLDDETDSRAQAMEVEESPEVTYDDIGGIDEQVREVREAVEDPLLTPELFEEVGVDPPSGVLLHGPPGTGKTMLAKAVANETDATFIKMAGSELVRKFIGEGSRLVRDLFELAEERQPAVIFIDEIDAVAAKRTDSKTSGDAEVQRTMMQLLSEMDGFDDRGEIRIMAATNRFDMLDEAILRPGRFDRLIEVPKPNVEGRAQILRIHTRDMNVDDDVDFEALADDLPEYSGADLASLATEAGMFAIRDDRTEVRMTDFLDAKAKIEDNEDSGPVMAFTDYQY
- the arcS gene encoding archaeosine synthase subunit alpha — translated: MTEYFEVHGRDGAARLGELRLRDPVTTPALADEFVVDAGSLWNTDREMPDGSDAELTVLPHRSFPAGTDPTVQESFAVDYPDVDHPSAGVVTAAAADDHGCDAYVLSTASGVVGHGESFRDEMIAVREAIPADTALYLAGVATPANVATLVSAGADLVDTKLARVKGRQGIYCTTEGEYHLDELAELPDAFPSDPPIEEFTREDCVEHNVAALRAALSTVRTRIRRGRLRDYLEGQARHENWLTATFREFDQEYAYLEQRTPVVRDVELSAASEDTLSRVEIQRFADRVTSRYRNRFSNPLVLVPCSARKPYSDSQSHAQFHRAIQYRGHLASMTSPIGVVPQELECTYPAQHYDAVVTGNWTEGEKAFVAAVLERYLERNDYPRVIAHVPGEGYRDICERVEAQVDVPFEYTVEDHPTTSASLSNLAGALEGELKYSKRERQHNTIRAIADYQFGDGAGDDLFPDLRTTSRHPKLQARDENDTQLAAQVPQYGVLSFTLEGARHWVESDAPTKRVDIDAFVPHGSVLAPGITDADSDIRVGDEVVVSGPSAFGVGRAEMSGPEMRESSRGVAVEMRHVAGEDNA
- a CDS encoding aldehyde ferredoxin oxidoreductase family protein, whose product is MSSPVRRDVIRVDLSAETVERERVPAAWRRDFLGGKGLGARYLYEELDAGTDPLGPDNRLALLLGPLSGYLPGESRYAAVTKSPLTGTFLDSYSGGSFADALAGALPEAFGLLIQGAADHPLTLTVADGTATLSDASDLWGADTAAVDDALDGSVACIGPAGENQVAYATIASDGGDHHAGRGGAGAVMGAKRLKAVAVSGDPPDQSADLAALRDRYDDAYRDDDTGRWQAAGETVESVDFANEVGVLSTRGWQGGSFEDAGDIGVEAVREAATGRENADDAVPGGFRVDTDDGETVPRGGGLMSLGAGLGIDDFDDVARLGARCDRLGMDVISAGNAVAWAMRTDESSLSFGDADAAADLLNAIAARSSDLGDALADGVDAADTADDEGVPTVKSMELPAYDPRGAAGMALAYATSDRGGCHRRARPVEQEAFERDAWTTADRVTTVIGAQNARAVLWSLVVDDFAGETMWEDLGVEWLRAVGLEYDRETLATLGERVWTLVRLFNVREGFDRADDSLPDVFETPMPDGPAEGRAIDRDAFDAMLDGYYLARGWSTDGIPTRRTVDRLGLSEVVDDETPLDDDDAPPEPAGGVDRNRRRDRPDR
- a CDS encoding CPBP family intramembrane glutamic endopeptidase, yielding MSPLDERTTAHLRAVVVALVVSAVGLGVGLALVYVLLRLLATVGVDLSPARFLVVSLVAMQGLAFGGVALGYLTVHGWALDDLGVRVPNLRDLLVIVAGYAAAIVAAISGAVVITITSVPAGENQVSQIIGADASVLLWLIPASFLLIGPGEELLFRGIVQSRLRESFDAIPGVVLASAIFAAIHYIALTGGAGGRLVTVTVLFFPALVFGAVYELTDNLVVPALVHGAYNATLFAITYLAIQLSESGAFPDESATTSHLLVEGLSAVPV
- a CDS encoding alpha/beta hydrolase, producing the protein MSDVHADEPVMTAGTDPSAADAAVVLLHGRGASARSILGMASEFHRPGVAFLAPQAANNEWYPNSFLAPVADNEPHLSSALGKVEATLDRAADAGIPTERTALLGFSQGACLASEFAARNPTRYGGIVALSGGLIGDSVDPDDYTGSLDGTPAFFGCSDVDPHIPEERVHASTTVYDRLDADVTERIYEGMGHTVNEDEIAFVASLVEDL
- the pepF gene encoding oligoendopeptidase F, producing the protein MSSVPERSEIDAEHKWALESIFASDEEWDDAFEDVRDRVNDLSAYEGRVTESAETLLELLELRADLLRDVSTVSTYANLRSSEDTRNQEYQAMSARAESLAADARSAASFVEPELQELDEADIEAFVEREPALAEYEHYFDDVLRQKPHTRSKEIEELLADLSDVTDAASDVYSMLSNADMEFPTVEDPEGEPVEISLGNFTKLQKRPNRAFRREVHEAFYDRWDDVRNSVGTALKKSVTADVKLARARNYDTAREAALDGPNVPVDVYDTLLETVRDNLDYLHRHADLKATALGVDDLQMWDLYAPMAAGDPPEIPYEQAVDHVVEAVAPLGDAYQERMAEGLDSRWVDVYENRGKRSGAFSAGTYDTQPFILMNYQDDVASMFTLAHELGHSMHSELTNEAQPWQYSSYDIFVAEVASTVNETLLTHHLLDTIDDEAVRRHVLDEYLERFRSTLFRQTMFADFELRIHDIVEDGGALTPDRFDDIYGDLKETYYEPATVDERIAREWMRIPHFYYGYYVYQYSTGLSAATAIVERIREEGDPAAAEYREALRMGGSAYPLGVLETAGVDMTTAAPIEDALGVYGAYLDEMATLVE
- a CDS encoding ubiquitin-like small modifier protein 1, with the translated sequence MDLELRFFATFREAVGQKTLEHEFEDGATVGEVLATLESEYGGLEGQILDDEGGLQPNLNILKNGREVLHMEGTDTVMEDGDTLSVFPPVAGGA
- the tgtA gene encoding tRNA guanosine(15) transglycosylase TgtA, with the protein product MRECFELRDGDALGRIGELTVPRAGRTVETPALLPVINPNIRTVSPARLEAEFGAEMLITNAYIIRGTDDLRERALAEGLHDMLDFSGAIVTDSGSFQLAEYGDIDVTTEEILEFQHAIGSDVATPVDVPTPPDATRETAEADLETTEQALADAETVETGEMLVNAPIQGSTNLDLREAAARHADATDLDVFPVGAVVPLMNDYRYADVVDIVAAAKRGLGADAPVHLFGAGHPMMFALAVAMGCDLFDSAAYAIYARDDRYLTVHGTKHLADLEYFPCECPICTEWTPAGIRAESDAERERLLAEHNLHVSFGEMRRIKQAIRAGNLLELVETRARNHPAMLDGYRALLDHADQLERADPASKGSFFYCSAESARRPEVRRHQDRLDRLETPDSLLLTEGASPSADQFDATWRVLPPFGPAPRALSETYPLTAELPDRLDDAAYEAAARGVARLVETHPETDVTLSHDDWPASALALVPPGVTLDALHERAD